The stretch of DNA CCGGCTGCGCCGCATCCAGGAGATGACGGCGGAGCTGGGAATGAACCTCGCCGGGGTCGAGCGGGTGTTCGAGCTCGAGCAGCAGCTCGAGCGCACGCGCCGGCGGGTCGCGCTGCTGGAGCGCCGCCGCGACGAGTTGCAGGCCGAGATCGCCGCGCTCGAGGGCAAGCGCGAGGCGGTCAAGGCCGACCTCGTGCGCTACGAGGCGGGCACCGGCGCGGAGCTCGTGCGGGTCAAGGACGTCCAGTCGTTCGAGATCCCGATCCGGCGGCGCTGAGGGGCTTGAGCAACAGATCTCAGTGAGGTAGACTGAGATTTATGCAAGCAGATCGCTTCACCATCAAGACGCAGGAGGCTCTGCAGGCCGCGCTCGCGCTGGCGCATGCGCGGCGCCACTCGCAGATCACCCCGCTTCATCTTCTGACCGCGCTCCTCGACCAGGAGGGCGGCTTCGTCACGTCCGTGCTCGGCAAGATCGGCGTCACGCCGACGGCCCTGCGCGGCGATCTCGAGTCCGCGCTCGGCGCCGTGCCGACGCTGGGCTCTGAGGCCGAGCCCACGATGGCGCCCGAGGTCCTGCAGACCCTGCGCGCCGCCGAGCGCGAGATGCGCTCGCTGAAGGACAGCTTCGTCTCCGTCGAGCACGTGCTGCTCGCGCTGACCAACGACGACGGACCCGCCGGCAAGGCGCTCGCCGCCAACGGCGTCACCCGCGAGCGCCTGCTGCAGGCGCTCGCCGAGGTGCGCACGAGCCCGGTGACAGACCAGTCTCCCGAGGAGACGATCCAGGCGCTCGAGCGCTACGGCCGCGACCTCACCGCCGAGGCCGCCGACAACAAGCTCGACCCGGTCATCGGCCGCGACGACGAGATCCGCCGCGTCATCCAGGTCCTCAGCCGCCGCACGAAGAACAACCCCGTGCTGATCGGCGAGCCCGGCGTCGGCAAGACCGCGATCGTCGAGGGTCTCGCGCAGCGGATCACGTCGGGCGACGTCCCGGACGGCCTGCGCGACCGCCGCGTCTGGGCGCTCGACGTCGGCTCGCTGCTGGCCGGATCGAAGTACCGGGGCGAGTTCGAGGAGCGGATCAAGGCCGTGCTGGCCGAGATCCGGCAGTCGGACGGCCGCATCATCCTCTTCATCGACGAGCTGCACACGATCGTCGGCGCGGGCGCCGCCGAGGGCGCCGTCGATGCGGCCAACCTGCTCAAGCCGATGCTCGCGCGCGGCGAGCTGCGCGCGGTCGGCGCCACCACGCTCGACGAGTACCGCAAGCACATCGAGAAGGACGCCGCACTCGAGCGGCGCTTCCAGCCGGTGCTGGTGGGCGAGCCCACGGTCCCCGACACGATCGCGATCCTGCGCGGCCTCAAGGAGCGCTACGAGGTGCACCACGGCGTGCGCATCGCCGACGACGCGATCGTGGCCGCGGCGCTCCTGTCGGACCGGTACATCGCCGATCGTTTCCTGCCCGACAAGGCCATCGACCTGATCGACGAGGCCGCCTCGCGGCTCAAGATCGAGATCGACTCGGTGCCCGTTGAGATCGACACCGTCGACCGGCGCATCATCCAGCTCGAGATCGAGCAGGCGGCGCTGGAGCACGAGACGGCCGAAACCGCCGTC from Gaiellales bacterium encodes:
- a CDS encoding helix-turn-helix transcriptional regulator, with amino-acid sequence MGGRRVRTTTKIEVSSDRGVFMISVAAELAEMHPQTLRMYEARGLIEPKRSPKGTRLYSHKDVDRLRRIQEMTAELGMNLAGVERVFELEQQLERTRRRVALLERRRDELQAEIAALEGKREAVKADLVRYEAGTGAELVRVKDVQSFEIPIRRR
- a CDS encoding AAA family ATPase produces the protein MQADRFTIKTQEALQAALALAHARRHSQITPLHLLTALLDQEGGFVTSVLGKIGVTPTALRGDLESALGAVPTLGSEAEPTMAPEVLQTLRAAEREMRSLKDSFVSVEHVLLALTNDDGPAGKALAANGVTRERLLQALAEVRTSPVTDQSPEETIQALERYGRDLTAEAADNKLDPVIGRDDEIRRVIQVLSRRTKNNPVLIGEPGVGKTAIVEGLAQRITSGDVPDGLRDRRVWALDVGSLLAGSKYRGEFEERIKAVLAEIRQSDGRIILFIDELHTIVGAGAAEGAVDAANLLKPMLARGELRAVGATTLDEYRKHIEKDAALERRFQPVLVGEPTVPDTIAILRGLKERYEVHHGVRIADDAIVAAALLSDRYIADRFLPDKAIDLIDEAASRLKIEIDSVPVEIDTVDRRIIQLEIEQAALEHETAETAVERREAIGRELADLREQADGMRAEWQAEKEAIEGVRNLKALIEETRAEAERAQRDQDLQRAAELTYGDLPKLEKQLEEAMARLEEVQSRSPLLKEEVGSPDVAEVVGSWTGIPVSRLLEGEMEKLVQMEARLHERVVGQDEAVAAVANAIRRSRAGLADPDRPIGSFIFLGPTGVGKTELAKALAEFLFDTEKAMVRIDMSEYMEKHSVSRLVGAPPGYVGYDEGGQLTEAVRRRPYSVLLLDEIEKAHPDVFNILLQLLDDGRLTDGQGRTVDFKNTIVIMTSNARDLEATFRPEFLNRVDEIVTFKSLSEEQLAEIVTLQAAGLTQRLGERRIDLEITDAAKAMLVEHGYDPAYGARPLKRTLQREVENPLALKVLSGELGEGDTAVVDAADGEITLGVRSAAPAEAAV